A segment of the Candidatus Zixiibacteriota bacterium genome:
ATTTTTCACGAGCGCATCCAAACGCATCGGTTCGTTCATTGTTAATATGATACGCATCCCTATGGCGTTGATAATCATAGCTACCACCCTCGCATTTACGACCGGAAGGTTGTTCCCTCACGTGGACTCATCCGGTCAAATATACTGGCTTGTTGCGAGCGGCATTGTTGGGCTTGTTCTTGGCGATACATTCCTGTTCAGGTCATTCATCATCCTCGGCCCTCGCCTCGGTTCACTCATATTCGCGAGTTGGCCGATAATGACCGCTGTCATGTCCTGGTTCTTCTTAACCGAAATCCTCAGCCCTACTGCAATAGCTGGCATAGCCATCGCATCCGCAGGCATTGTCTGGGTGACAAATGAACGGAAGACAGAGTGGCAAACCGAGATGGTCTCAGCAGATGAAGGCTCCAAGAAACTTGGCGTCATATATGCACTACTCGGTGCGATTGGCCAGTCTTCGGGGCTTGTGATGGCAAAATACGCCATGGGGGAAACTCTTGAACCTCTAGAAGCAAGTTATGTGCGTATGATTGCCGCTTGCATCGCGATATGGATATATGGGGGACTTGCCGGGCATTTGCCTGCAGTCGTGTCGGCAATGAGAAAAGGCAAGGCGATGATGTACGCTCTCGGCGGATCGATCTCCGGCCCGTTTCTCGGAATCTGGATGTCGCTTGTTGCTGTGAAACATGCAGAAACCGGAGTCGCCGCCGCAATAATGGCCTCGGTACCGGTGGTGATAATCCCAGTGACGATTTTTGTCTACAGACAGAAACCCTCAGGGAGGGCAATGGCCGGTGCTATTGTGACAGCAGCTGGAATTGCGCTGCTGTTCATGCGCTGACTCTCTCCTCCGATATCTCCGGAAATGCGGTCAATCATTCAACGCATACAAGCCGTCTGTCAGGATATATTCCGCCCTATGCAGCGTCTGTTCGGCGAATTCAGCCTCCAGACCTCCGCCGTAAACCGCCGCGCCTCTGTCGTTCGGTTCTGACCTCTTGTACTTGTGCCCCACACTGAATGCTACAAGCCCCCCCTCCGGAAATGCCCAGAGAATGCTGTCTACAAGCGCCCTCGCCAGGCGAGCCTGACCGAATTCACTCTTGACAATTTCAGCCTGGGTGGGGTTTGACACAAAGAGAGGTTCGAGCAGGATCGCCTTCATGTCAGTATAGTAGAGATTCCCATCACCCCGGCCTCCTGGCTCCGGTTGCAGCAAGCCGTCATCGCCACCGAGCTTGGTGCCAAACTCGAGGGCTACTCGCTTGGCATACCATCTTCCCCATTCGCAGGATTTCTTCGATGCATTTGATCCCACCACTGCGAGACTATAATCTGCCGACGGGTCCGTCCAACTGTTGAAGTGGTGCTCAACATAGCAGACAGCATGATCGTCATTAGCAGTCTCCTGTCTCTCGCGGTAATCCCCCTTGTAGAATCTAACCTCATATCGGTACATAGCCGCACCTCCTTTGCACAACTGACTCTGTTCGGATCTGAGGACTCTGACTGTATCACAAGGAAGTGGATCCCGACGTATTTGTCAATGCTTTCTGAAGAATCTCAATGTGAATAATGTGTCGCTGCGACACATTAACCGTGCGACAACTTTTTCATTGCAGCATCGCACTGCTGGCGGTATGTTGGATCCGAAGCCGCAACCGGATCGGAGATACAATCGGATGACCCATTTCATAGACCTGTCGCGTGAGTCACAAGAATGCGCCGCGGACGATGCACCGCTTGCCTCCTGCGAAGGGAAATTCGTTCAGATTCGAAATGACGCAGATGAGTACCTGGTTTTTGCTTCGAAAGGGCTCTGCAAGTATCATTCGCACATAGTGGAGACGTTCGCATCTCTTCGGAATATCGACGTCAGAGAGAACAGCAAAGGAGATGCGGTCTACTTCGTCGACCCGATGTGGGAAGTCGTTGGGGGCGGCAAGATGAAAATAGACAGAGACAATCGGTCTGTCGAACTCGCAGGATCGTCTCAGGCTTATGGCCCATTTGATACGGTCGGTTTGAAGTCGAGGCTGACACCATCATTTGACGGCTATACGATAAACGTAGCATGACAATCATCGCGGTGAATTCTGTGAATCGGATTGAGTGCACAGGCGTATCATATGATACAGGATGGGCAACGATCACAACGATATATCGACGAAGTGAACATAAAGGAAGATATCTATGCGGTACATTCTGATGACAATATTCTCTACCATACTCCTCGCAGGCTGCAGCGGAGATGGCAAGCCGTTCTTCATGGAAGGCAGGATGTCCGACTATTTCCCGATGCAAGTCGGAGACACATGGTACTACACTGCTGACGGGGAGACTATAGTCGTCAGAAGAATCGGTGACGAGATAGACCTTTCCGGCATCAATTGCATGCCCGTGCTGACAAGCCTTCCTCCCGTGGTGACAGATACTCTCGAAGAGTGCTGGGGAATCAGCGAAACCGCCTTCTCGCTGTACCTGATCGCATACAGATACTATCCCGACCCACCACTGATCGTGCCATTTGACCTGACTTCAAATTCCCCGTATATGTATGACTCGTTCGCCAAGAAAGACAACAATCCAAACTCGGGATTCCGAATCAAGGGGACGCTATCATTTGAAGGACTTGTGACCAGGACCGTCCCTGCCGGTACATTTAAGAACTGTCTCAAGCTGCGTTACGATGACGGTAGCGAGCCGTATGACGAATACTACGCTCCCGGCGTCGGCCTTCTCGACAACGGCGACATCATCCTCGATTCAGCAGTTGTCGGCGGAGTAAAGTACGGCGGGCAATAGGGATAACGACCCATAGAAAGCACATTGAGTTCATTACCCCACATTAATGATTGACATGGTCTTGCACATCCTGTAGTTTCGATGTGATGACACTGTGTGATCGGGAAGTCACATTGGACTTCCGAGCCAAAGGGGAAAACCATGTTCAAGTTACAGTGCAGGCATCGACGCCAGTTGGACTGGCATGTATTCGAACAAAAGCAATCAGGAGATTGGTTTCTGAGCTTGCTACCCGAGTATGCCGAGCTCTTTGAAAAACTGGAACCCGACCTTATGCGGAAAGCACGTTCGCCCTGGAAAGAATCATCCAGCAGAAAGGCAATGAATCTCGTCCTAAGTGGGCTCACCGATATTGATATCGAAAGAGTTGAGAGTTTCATCGGTGACTTCAAGCGACATGTAGTTCTCGGTGCGAGCAGACACATCGAACCATACTTCACAAACGAAGTAGACTTCTGCCTGGCTCTCGACTTCAATTTCGCATCTGTGGAAGAGGGGCGGTACACAGAGATTGGAAAGCTGGAGTACGTTGCCAAGTACCAAGGTTCGACATCAGCAGGAGATGAGATTGCAGAACGAATGGCATCCGCATTTCACCGAATTCCCGCAGCTGACAAGTCTCTGGACTGTTGTCTGACATATATACCTCCGTCACCCGACAAAGAATACTATCTTCCGAGATACCTGGCGGAAAAAATCATGTCTCATCCGGAAATGGTCTGCCGAATGCGAACGGTGAACCCGCTTGTAAGGGCCGAATTGCGAACGAAGAAACCGAATATCAAAGAGATCAGATTCATGCAGAAGATCAAGAAGTGCGAGAGGATATATTCTGTTGAAAACGTAAGTCTTTCAGCTCCGGTACGAGGGTGCTGTGTGTATGTGATAGATGATCTATATAAGTCGGGCGTATCCATCTGGTCATTTGCGAGATGTCTCAAAGATGCCGGCGCCAAATCAGTCATGTGCCTTGTCTGCGTGAAATCGTGCGGGGACAGGGATTCGTCATGATGCACGGAACTGCATATCTGCAACTGATGCTCGCCTATGGCATTGGACCGAAGGGAATCATGCGTCTGCTGGGCAGACTGCAAAGAGAGGATCGCTCGATCGAAGACTTCATCGATGCGCCGGTATCCGAGTTGACAACTGACTACGGACTCGGCTCAGACACAGCAGCCTCAATCGGTGAAATGCGGCAGGAGTCTGAATTGATCGCGCAGGAACTGGAAAGCAACCAAATTCACACATTGGTTAGAGGACTAGAGGGATACCCAATCAGACTCGAACATGTTCTTGGGCAGGATGCTCCACCAATAATCTTCGCGGCAGGCAATCTGAATATCATGGAGCTGAAGAGTGTCGGAATTTGCGGCGGCAGAAAAGCGACTGACCGAGGCTGCGAAGTCGCAAGGAAATGCGCCGAAGTGTTCTCCCGGGCAGACGTTAATATTGTAAGTGGCAATGCGCCCGGCGTCGACATATCGGCCCATTACGGGGCGCTGGCCGCAGGTGGCACTACGACGTTTGTTCTCGCTACCGGCATACTCCATTTCACAGCGAGGTCAGGATTTGAAGACGTTATCGGTGATGACAACTACTTGGTAATGTCCGAATTCTCGCCTCGAACCGGTTGGCACGCACATAACGCGATGCAGCGAAACAAGACCGTATGTGGGATGTCCAATGCTATTATTCTGGTTGAGCCTGCACTGAAAGGCGGGACTTTCGCCGCCGGGACAGCAGCACTACAACTTCAGCGTCCTCTGTTTGTTGTAGACTACGATGATGCGCGGAGTATCGCCAAAGGGAACATGTACTTTATCGACCGAGGCGCACGCACTCTCGACTCCGACAGAATCGGAAGTGAAGAGCTGGCAATAGTCGTGTCTTCGCTCGATACCAAACTCGATCGGCCGGTGCAGTCATCACTGTTTGACAGTCTTGACTCAAATGATCCTCAGACATGAGCGGATCAGAGAACTAGCTTCAGACCTGCCTCAGTCTTCCATCGTCGAGCGAATACAATTTGTCCGCGACATTCGCTACGAACGACCGATCATGACTGATTAGCAGAAATCCCCCGCGGAAATCCTGCAAGAGCTGCTCAAGGACTTCGATTGACTCGATATCCAAGTGCGATGTCGGTTCATCAAGAAATAGAAACTCCGCCTTCTCCAGAATGCATTTCACGATTGCAGCGCGCATCAACTCGCCATACGAGAAATTTCCGATTGGCTCGCAGACTTTTTCTTTTCGCAATAGCGCAGCACCGAGATACTGCCTGATTGTGGTTTCATCACACCCGCAGCTGTCGAAGTTGTCCAGCAGGTTCTCTTTCTGATAGAAACCAGCCAGCCCCTGCGGAACATAGGCATTCTTCACTCCGCCAGTGAGGCGACATTCCCCACGAGTCGGCTGCAAATCCTGCAAAGCCAGCGCAATCATCGTCGACTTTCCGGAACCATTGGTGCCCATCAGGCAGACTTTGTCCCTTGTTGATGCCGAGATACTTATCTCGTGAAGTAGGAAATCATCTCTGTCATCTTCGCCACTTGCACGAGTCTCATAGCGAAACGAGACATCCCTGAGAGAGAACACTTCACGATTCCGGACATCATACTCCGGAAAGTGGAGATTCAGCACTTTGGGAATGTATGGTCTCGTTTTCTCAAGTTTCTCGATTTGCCCGGTTGCCCGAGCCTGCATCGCTTTGGCGCGTTTGGCCATCTTCGCAGAGAGCCTGCTGATATGCCCTTTTGCACTACCTGCACCGATCTTGGACTTCTCTTTAGCGGCAGCCCAGCCCGCCTTCGCTCGCGCATCATTTTGCAGTTTCCGAATTCTGACTCTGATGTCTTTCGCTTGTCTCCGCCGGGATTCATAATCACCGGTCTTGATAGCCCATGCTGCAGTCGCACCACCTTCTGTATGGAATATCCCGCTCTTTGTAATGAAAACAGTCTGGTCAGCCAGCGTATCGGTCAACGTTCGATCATGCGTGATGAGCAACACCCCCCTGCCCTTCCGCTTCAGCCGTTCGACATGCCGCTCGAATGCGGTTATCCCGGCGATGTCGAGATAATTCGTCGGCTCATCGAACAGATAGAGTTCATGATCTCCAGCCAATGTGGTTATGATCGCTCGTTTCTGCAACTCGCCATCAGACAGCTTGTCCAATGGCCTTTCGAATGGAACGGCGCCGAAGTCACGGCAGAGCCCAGCCATGATCCGACGAGTTTCATCGGAGTTCTGCTTACTATCGAGTAGAATTCCCTCGTTGCCGCGAAGCATCTGAGGAAGATACGCAATATCGATTCCGGGCTGGACGAAGATGTCACCCTTCACCCTGAAATCGGGCAAACCGAAAGGTTCGCGTGTCGCCGACTGCTGATGCAGAATTAGCTTGAGGATCGTAGTCTTGCCGCAGCCGTTAGCGCCTACTAAAGCCAACAGCTTCCCGCCCTGTATCGAGAGAGAAAGTCCTTCGAAGAGCGGATTATCGTGGAGAGTGACTGTAACCTTTTTGAAATTAACCAGCATCCTGGGCATACCGACTCCTGGATTGGGATTGATGAGTTAGCTGCCACAAATATGTCCGCAAGCCGCCCACGTTTCAGGTTGGACAGAGGGCTTTGGTATGGCAACTCTTGTCGGAATTGGATACTGATTTACCTCATCGCGATCTTTCCGCTGAAGGTTTACACTTCTAAGATAATCAGTGAACAGATGTTGTAAACACCTTTTTCTAGTTCGCAGGCAGTCGATCTTATACGCTTGTTGGCGTAGTCCATGATCTCAATTAGTCTTGACACTCAAGAAGGGCAGTGTATATTTCAGGCAGAGAGTACGCCCCACCGCCGGAACGGAGCATTACGATGAAGATCACGTCATTGTGGATCACAGTGTTTGTGGTGGTTTCCTCTTTGGTCTATGCACAGGATACCGGTGTCATAGATACTTGCCGGATGTCATCGGGTGTGTGGGGTCTTGAGATACCCGATGATTCCTCATTCTCAGTTCCGATTCACGTATGGTCAGACGATCAGGTCATTGCGGCGACAATATGCCTCGCGCTCAACACCAGCGGGATGGGCTGGGATCATGCTCTCGATTCGCTGCTGACCGTAGACACGTTCATTGTCGACCCCGGTTTTGATGCCGGAACTTTCATTTTCAGGCGAAGCGTTATCAAGAATGAATTCTACGTCGGGGATCCGAACACGGATTTCAACTTCGGCTTCAACGGCGTATATCTCCTCTTCTTTGGTGGCATTGATCAGCCATCACTCTTCCCTGCCGGCACACCGATAAAAGTCGGTGACCTCGTGCTGAAAGTCAGGCATAGAGAGCGCATCCACTCCAGATTCACTATTGACATCGACAGCATCTTCTATCCTCCAGCAGGTTGGCTCAAATTCTCCGGAACACAGATGTCTCATGTGCCCGTGCTGGTCAAATCTGAGGTGGAAGTCATCAAGTGCACTGGTTTCATGTGCATGGATTCCGATTATGATTGCTATGGAGACCCGGAATTTAGCGAAGGCAATATCTGTGAAACTGATAATTGCCCCCA
Coding sequences within it:
- a CDS encoding ATP-binding cassette domain-containing protein — protein: MPRMLVNFKKVTVTLHDNPLFEGLSLSIQGGKLLALVGANGCGKTTILKLILHQQSATREPFGLPDFRVKGDIFVQPGIDIAYLPQMLRGNEGILLDSKQNSDETRRIMAGLCRDFGAVPFERPLDKLSDGELQKRAIITTLAGDHELYLFDEPTNYLDIAGITAFERHVERLKRKGRGVLLITHDRTLTDTLADQTVFITKSGIFHTEGGATAAWAIKTGDYESRRRQAKDIRVRIRKLQNDARAKAGWAAAKEKSKIGAGSAKGHISRLSAKMAKRAKAMQARATGQIEKLEKTRPYIPKVLNLHFPEYDVRNREVFSLRDVSFRYETRASGEDDRDDFLLHEISISASTRDKVCLMGTNGSGKSTMIALALQDLQPTRGECRLTGGVKNAYVPQGLAGFYQKENLLDNFDSCGCDETTIRQYLGAALLRKEKVCEPIGNFSYGELMRAAIVKCILEKAEFLFLDEPTSHLDIESIEVLEQLLQDFRGGFLLISHDRSFVANVADKLYSLDDGRLRQV
- a CDS encoding DNA-processing protein DprA, whose product is MMHGTAYLQLMLAYGIGPKGIMRLLGRLQREDRSIEDFIDAPVSELTTDYGLGSDTAASIGEMRQESELIAQELESNQIHTLVRGLEGYPIRLEHVLGQDAPPIIFAAGNLNIMELKSVGICGGRKATDRGCEVARKCAEVFSRADVNIVSGNAPGVDISAHYGALAAGGTTTFVLATGILHFTARSGFEDVIGDDNYLVMSEFSPRTGWHAHNAMQRNKTVCGMSNAIILVEPALKGGTFAAGTAALQLQRPLFVVDYDDARSIAKGNMYFIDRGARTLDSDRIGSEELAIVVSSLDTKLDRPVQSSLFDSLDSNDPQT
- a CDS encoding DMT family transporter, producing MTAFLWAFTAIFFTSASKRIGSFIVNMIRIPMALIIIATTLAFTTGRLFPHVDSSGQIYWLVASGIVGLVLGDTFLFRSFIILGPRLGSLIFASWPIMTAVMSWFFLTEILSPTAIAGIAIASAGIVWVTNERKTEWQTEMVSADEGSKKLGVIYALLGAIGQSSGLVMAKYAMGETLEPLEASYVRMIAACIAIWIYGGLAGHLPAVVSAMRKGKAMMYALGGSISGPFLGIWMSLVAVKHAETGVAAAIMASVPVVIIPVTIFVYRQKPSGRAMAGAIVTAAGIALLFMR
- a CDS encoding phosphoribosyltransferase, which encodes MNLVLSGLTDIDIERVESFIGDFKRHVVLGASRHIEPYFTNEVDFCLALDFNFASVEEGRYTEIGKLEYVAKYQGSTSAGDEIAERMASAFHRIPAADKSLDCCLTYIPPSPDKEYYLPRYLAEKIMSHPEMVCRMRTVNPLVRAELRTKKPNIKEIRFMQKIKKCERIYSVENVSLSAPVRGCCVYVIDDLYKSGVSIWSFARCLKDAGAKSVMCLVCVKSCGDRDSS
- a CDS encoding N-acetylmuramoyl-L-alanine amidase; translated protein: MYRYEVRFYKGDYRERQETANDDHAVCYVEHHFNSWTDPSADYSLAVVGSNASKKSCEWGRWYAKRVALEFGTKLGGDDGLLQPEPGGRGDGNLYYTDMKAILLEPLFVSNPTQAEIVKSEFGQARLARALVDSILWAFPEGGLVAFSVGHKYKRSEPNDRGAAVYGGGLEAEFAEQTLHRAEYILTDGLYALND